From a region of the Sorex araneus isolate mSorAra2 chromosome 10, mSorAra2.pri, whole genome shotgun sequence genome:
- the IAPP gene encoding islet amyloid polypeptide isoform X1, with protein MYTVKLPVALAMLSVVFNHLKATPIESQEWTDPVLARNMLLELRGAKPPNEEGNTKSHQMEKRKCNTATCATQRLTNFLTRSSNNIGAIPPSTNVGSNTYGKRNTGEILNREPLHYLPL; from the exons ATGTACACCGTGAAGCTGCCAGTGGCCCTTGCCATGCTGTCTGTTGTGTTTAATCATCTGAAAGCCACACCCATTGAAAG CCAGGAATGGACAGATCCAGTTTTGGCCCGAAATATGCTGTTGGAACTTCGAGGGGCAAAGCCACCAAATGAAGAAGGAAACACCAAAAG TCATCAGATGGAGAAGCGGAAATGCAACACGGCCACATGTGCAACTCAGCGCCTGACAAACTTCTTGACTCGCTCCAGCAACAACATCGGTGCCATTCCTCCATCTACCAATGTGGGGTCCAATACTTACGGCAAGAGGAACACGGGTGAGATTTTAAACAGAGAACCGCTGCATTACCTACCCCTGTAG
- the IAPP gene encoding islet amyloid polypeptide isoform X2, with translation MYTVKLPVALAMLSVVFNHLKATPIESHQMEKRKCNTATCATQRLTNFLTRSSNNIGAIPPSTNVGSNTYGKRNTGEILNREPLHYLPL, from the exons ATGTACACCGTGAAGCTGCCAGTGGCCCTTGCCATGCTGTCTGTTGTGTTTAATCATCTGAAAGCCACACCCATTGAAAG TCATCAGATGGAGAAGCGGAAATGCAACACGGCCACATGTGCAACTCAGCGCCTGACAAACTTCTTGACTCGCTCCAGCAACAACATCGGTGCCATTCCTCCATCTACCAATGTGGGGTCCAATACTTACGGCAAGAGGAACACGGGTGAGATTTTAAACAGAGAACCGCTGCATTACCTACCCCTGTAG